The sequence TTCATTTGGTGCACAGGTATACACGTTTGCCATCAGCTTTTATATTATACAGCTGACGGGATCTGCGACGAGCTTTGCAACAAACCTTATTTGTAGCATCCTACCTCGGACGCTCATTGCACCATTCGCCGGTTATATAGCGGATAAATATTCTCGTAAAATCATTGTCATTACGGCGCAAATTGCCTCTTCTTGCGCAATTGCGGGGCTCCTCGCCATCAGTTTGACTTCGGGGTTATCTCTTGTGGCAATCTATGCAACGACCGTGATCTTATCCATAGCTTCGACATTTTCGGGAATCGCGTTTAGTTCCTCCGTTACTGGACTTGTCGATGAAGCTCGAATTCAAAAAGCAATGTCGATGAACCAGATGTCTATCTCATTTGCAACAATCGGTGGTCCTGCAATTGCTGGGCTACTGTATGGTACTGTTTCAATGCCAGTATTTCTTAGTATGTACATGATTGCGTCAATCATTGCGTTGATTCTTGAATCGACGATGAATTTTAAGTTATTCGCAAAACGAAAAGAGGTAGTCGTGGGAGAAGCGAAGGAGTCGATGTGGCAAAGTATGAAGGCAGGGGTTTCCTATCTCAAACAACAGCCTATTTTGATGGCGCTTATTTGGATTACCTTGTTTGTCAATTTCTTAATTGGTGCGTACCAAGTAGGCTATTCTTTTGTTCTTATTAACAAGTTGGAAATGCTCCCCCAACATTTTGGATTAACGGAAGGTGCATTCGCAGTAGGGATGTTGCTGTTGTCCATCTATTTATCGATGCGTAAAGAAGTGAAGTACCCGTTACTTGTGTCAAAGCGTGGCATTCTTGTCCTTGGTGTTTTGATTGGAGGTATAGGGTTGCCACTCATTTTGTCGATGCAGTATGGCGTTATGATCGGCTTTTATATTATCCTAATGTTTAGCTTTGGAGCAACAATAATACTTGTCAATACACCGATACAAGTCATGATGCAAAAAATGATTGATGATGATTATAAGGGGCGTGTGTTTTCAATTATTGAGACAGCGGCGATGGCGTTAATGCCTTTAGGTGTTGTGATTTTCGGATTTTTGTATGATATCTTCCCGGCTCAATGGATACTTATTATTTCAAGTCTGTTATTGATAGGCACTGTACTTGTGTTGGCAAGGCCATCTGTTGTG comes from Sporosarcina sp. FSL K6-3457 and encodes:
- a CDS encoding MFS transporter — its product is MEEALKLKRATYHLWTFMTSKLISSFGAQVYTFAISFYIIQLTGSATSFATNLICSILPRTLIAPFAGYIADKYSRKIIVITAQIASSCAIAGLLAISLTSGLSLVAIYATTVILSIASTFSGIAFSSSVTGLVDEARIQKAMSMNQMSISFATIGGPAIAGLLYGTVSMPVFLSMYMIASIIALILESTMNFKLFAKRKEVVVGEAKESMWQSMKAGVSYLKQQPILMALIWITLFVNFLIGAYQVGYSFVLINKLEMLPQHFGLTEGAFAVGMLLLSIYLSMRKEVKYPLLVSKRGILVLGVLIGGIGLPLILSMQYGVMIGFYIILMFSFGATIILVNTPIQVMMQKMIDDDYKGRVFSIIETAAMALMPLGVVIFGFLYDIFPAQWILIISSLLLIGTVLVLARPSVVRKAHPELAGEKVVKSDIVSEV